GTATCAAGTGCCTATCAGGTCTCGAATAAAAGATCACGGATTTGCCAATGATCTAATCTACACCCTTCGACCAACTATTCCATCAGTTGGCTCGTTTAGCCCTAAGCGTCCTTCCATCGCGCTCTATAATTAGTGTTGGAATATTAACCAACTTTCCATCGTCTACCCCTTTCGGACTCGACTTAGGTCCCGACTAACCCTACGATGACGAGCATCGCGTAGGAAACCTTGGGTTTTCGGCGAAGGGGATTCTCACCCCTTTTATCGCTACTCATGCCTGCATGCTCACTTCCGCACGCTCCACCACTCCTTACCGGTATGGCTTCAACGCTGAGCGGAACGCTCTCCTACCACTTGAAATAAATTTCAAATCTACAGCTTCGGTGGATATTTTTAGCCCCGTTATATTTTCCGCGCAGAATCACTAGACCAGTGAGCTATTACGCTTTCTTTAAAGGATGGCTGCTTCTAAGCCAACCTCCTGGTTGTCTAAGTAACTCCACATCGTTTTCCACTTAAATATCACTTTGGGACCTTAGCTGGTAGTCTGGGTTGTTTCCCTCTTGACGACGCATTTTATCACCCGCCGCCTGACTGCCAAGATTACGCATAGGGTATTCGGAGTTTGACAGGGTTTGGTACATTGGTGTATGCCCTAGCCCAATCAGTGCTCTACCCCCCTATGTTACGACTTGACGCTATACCTAAATATATTTCGGAGAGAACCAGCTATCACGAAGTTTGATTGGCCTTTCACCCCTATCCACAGTTCATCCGGTGAGTTTTCAACCTCAATCGGTTCGGTCCTCCACTAGTTCTTACACCAGCTTCAACCTGACCATGGATAGATCACTTCGCTTCGGGTCTGCAGCCAGTGACTAAATCGCCCTATTAAGACTCGCTTTCGCTACGGCTCCGGGTTTCCTTAACCTTGCCACTGACCACAACTCGCAGGCTCATTATGCAAAAGGCAGTCCATCACCCTGATAAATCATAGGGCTCTGAATGATTGTAAGTAAATGGTTTCAGGTTCTATTTCACTCCCCTCACTGGGGTTCTTTTCACCTTTCCCTCACGGTACTGGTTCACTATCGGTCTGTAAGTAGTATTTAGGGTTGGAGGGTGGTCCCCCCGGATTCAGACAGAATAACACGTGTTCCGCCCTACTCAGGATACTGCTATGTTGTTATCAAGTTTCGTGTACGAGACTATCACTCTCTATGGCTAAACTTTCCAGATTATTCCACTACTATCTAACATACAATATCGCAGTCCTACAACCCCTGTTGTAAACAACAGGTTTGCCCTAATCCACGTTCGCTCGCCGCTACTAGCAGAATCTCATTTGATTTCTCTTCCTCTGGCTACTGAGATGTTTCACTTCACCAGGTTAGCCCCCCGCAGGGTAACTGACATCACTGCCAGCTGGGTTGTCCCATTCGGAAATTCACGGATCAAAGCCTCTTGACGGCTCCCCGTGACTTATCGCAGTCTAGTACGTCCTTCATCGCCTCTTACAGCCAAGGCATCCACCATTCACTCTTAATAGCTTACCTTTTATATTCTAATTAACGTATCACTTCCTTATTAAACATAATAAAACGTTTAACAATGAAATTGTTTTTTATTTGCGTTTGTTGACATTAACAATAATAATTTAATGAACATAATCTTTAAATATTAAAGATTAATTTTTAGACTTATAAAGTCTAATATGAATATTAGTATTAATACTCATATTAAACCTCTAAAGTACTTCAATGTTAATTGGTGGAGAATAGCGGGATCGAACCGCTGACCTCCTGCGTGCAAAGCAGGCGCTCTCCCAGCTGAGCTAATTCCCCTACTGGTGTGTTTCAATCTCTTTTTAGAAGACTGCTGATAAGTATTAGCTGAACGAAGCAACAAGATGCGAAGCTTACTATAAGTAAGTGAGCAGATTGTTAACGATGTTCAAGGCTAAGAATGGTGGGCCTAACAAGATTTGAACTTGTGACCTCACCCTTATCAGGGGTGCGCTCTAACCAACTGAGCTATAGGCCCCTTGACATCAATCTTTCAAAACTAAACAAGCAACACTTAATCCTTTGGTTACCCGGGTAAACATTGTGAGACGTTTACCCTATACTCTAGAAAGGAGGTGATCCAACCGCAGGTTCTCCTACGGTTACCTTGTTACGACTTCACCCCAGTCGCTGAACCCACCGTGGTCGGTAACTACTTTAGTATTCCGACTTCGGGTGAATTCAACTCCCATGGTGTGACGGGCGGTGAGTACAAGACCCGGGAACGTATTCACCGTAGCATAGCTGATCTACGATTACTAGCGATTCCAGCTTCATGGAGTCGAGTTGCAGACTCCAATCCGAACTGAGACTAGGTTTTAAGATTTGCTCCACCTCACGGTATTGCATCTCTTTGTCCTAACCATTGTAGCACGTGTGTAGCCCTGGACATAAGGGCCATGATGACTTGACGTCGTCCTCACCTTCCTCCTCCTTACGAAGGCAGTCTCCTTAGAGTGCTCAGCCGAACTGTTAGCAACTAAGGACGAGGGTTGCGCTCGTTGCGGGACTTAACCCAACATCTCACGACACGAGCTGACGACAGCCGTGCAGCACCTGTCACTTGGCTCTAGTAAACTAGCACTCTCATATCTCTATAAGATTCCAAGGATATCAAGTCCAGGTAAGGTTCTTCGTGTATCTTCGAATTAAACCACATGCTCCACCGCTTGTGCGGGTCCCCGTCTATTCCTTTGAGTTTTAATCTTGCGACCGTACTCCCCAGGCGGCACACTTAATCTGTTAAGTGTATTACTGAAGTGACTAGCACTCCAACAACTAGTGTGCATCGTTTAGGGCGTGGACTACCAGGGTATCTAATCCTGTTTGCTCCCCACGCTTTCATGCCTCAGCGTCAGTTAAGTTCCAGCAGATCGCCTTCGCAATCGGTATTCCTGGTGATATCTACGGATTTTACCCCTACACCACCAATTCCATCTGCCTCTCCCTTACTCTAGGTTACCAGTTTCAGAAGCAGTTCAACGGTTAAGCCGTTGGATTTCACTTCTGACTTGGCATCCAGCCTACGCATCCTTTACGCCCAGTGATTCCGAGTAACGCTTGCACCCTCCGTATTACCGCGGCTGCTGGCACGGAGTTAGCCGGTGCTTATTCATATGATACCGTCATTATCTTCTCATATAAAAGGAGTTTACGCACCGAAATGTGTCATCCTCCACGCGGCGTTGCTGCATCAGGGTTTCCCCCATTGTGCAATATTCCCCACTGCTGCCTCCCGTAGGAGTCTGGACCGTGTCTCAGTTCCAGTGTGGCTGATCATCCTCTCAGACCAGCTAGGCGTCATAGTCTTGGTGAGCCATTACCTCACCAACTAACTGATACCGTACAACCCCATCCTTTAGCACCGGAGTTTTCCCGACTTATCTTATGATAAGAAGGAGTATGGGGTATTAGCAGTCGTTTCCAACTGTTGTCCCCCACTAAAGGGCAGGTTAGTTATATATTACTCACCCGTGCGCCACTAATCCGTTCTAGTAAACTAAAACTTCATCGTTCGACTTGCATGTGTTAAGCACGCCGCCAGCGTTCACTCTGAGCCAGGATCAAACTCTCCATTAAAATGAAGTGTTTAACTTGTTCAGAGATAGTTAATCTCATTTTTTAGTAACCTTAAAGTACTCAAGGTCGCTTGTTTAGATTTCAAAGATTGAATAATTAACATTGATAATTTTAATGAACTTGAATCCCTAAACTTGGGACTCTTTAACACCCGTTCTCTCAAACGAGGACGAAATTATATACAATCATTCCTTAGAACTAGCTTAGTTTTTTTCGGGTTTTTTAGAAAAATATATTTTGTCTACAATTCGTTTATATTTTATTTAGGATGGTGTTATAAAATACCATAAACATATATAGGTTTTTACTTTTATTTTAAGGAGATTACAATGGCACTATATGATAGAGAATATATCAGCCGTGGGACGAGTGAGAGTGTCAGCGAAGGGCAAAGAACCGGAGCTAATAGCAATCTTGCTATTTTTATCAAACAAACATACCAGCTTTTTGCTGCCTCTTTGTTAGCTGCAAGTGCAGGTGCTTATATAGGTACCAGCATGGCACCTCAAATATCAAGATTTTATTTGGGTCTTGTGATTGTAGAGTTTATTTTACTCTTTGGTCTTTTTGCTGCGAAAAAGAAAGCAGGACTAAACTTGATACTGCTCTTTGGTTTTACATTTATCACAGGATTAACACTAGCCCCCCTACTGTACCATATAATGGGAATGAATGGTGGTGGTTCTATTATCGCTAATGCTTTTATGTTAACCACAGTAGCATTTGGTTCACTTTCAGTGTTTGCAATGAATACAAAACGAGATTTTTCAGCAATGGGCAAGATGTTGTTTGTGACACTGATTGTCATCGTAGTAGCAGGATTGATTAATATCTTTTTGCACAGCCCTGTGCTTCAATTAGCAATCGCGAGTATCGGTTCTATCCTTTTTAGTGCGTTCATACTTTATGACACACAAAACATCATCAAAGGCCGATATGAAACACCAATCGAAGGTGCTATTGCACTTTATTTGGATTTCTTGAACCTCTTTATATCACTACTTCAAATATTAAGCATGTTTGCGGGGAATTCTAACAAATAGTTTCAGAAGCAGAAGAGGCGTAACGCCTCTTCTTTTATTTTATTATCTTTAGAGTATAAAATCTAAATCCTGCTTATGTTGCAACAACCTGCTGCTTTTAAGATTAACAAGATGGAACATTGCCGCTATCGCTAGCAAAGTTATTAAGAAAGTCATATACATGTTTAGTATATTTTTTCTTCAACGGTTTCGCTTTTGGACATAGCTTTTGAAGCTCGTCGTTCAACTTACCGGCTTTATAGATTGCAGTCCATTCGCCTTGAGTATGTTTTTTAGCTAGAACACCACCATTGAAGCCACAAGGTTTTTTCAATTTTTTGATAATTATTTTTTGTCCCTTGTCAGAACTTGCAAAAGCAGAAGTGCTAATAAAACTCAAGCCAACAATGGCTGCAAACACTAATACAAGCAGTTTTTTCATTTTTTCTCCTTTCATAGATTTCTTAATATTATATCATATCAAACGTGAATCAATTGTGAATTTAATGCTCTCTGAGCTTGGACACAGAAAATAAAACATTCACTAATTTATACACAGCAAGCACAACACCTATAGAACCAATCACGATGAATATCTCAGCTTGATGTGGCCATGTGTAGTTGATTTTGTCTGCAATACTATACATGTCATATTTTTCATAACCGACACCAAATCGATCTGAAAGTGGATTGGCATTACCACCATATACGAATATATATCTTCCTATATAACCACCAACAACGGTACATACTGAGGCGAGTACCACCCAGATAGGGTTACCTTTTTGAAAAGTCAATAAAAATGGTACTATCATCGCTAATAGAATATAGCCACCAAAATATGCATATTTAAAAGGTCCAAACAAAATGATAAAAGCCCAAGATTTATCGACTGCTAAATATCCGATAATTTCATAAGCGGCTAAAACTATAATGAAAAATAACATTGCTTTTCGAATGATCTCAATCAAATGAGAATACTCTCCGCTTTTTCTGTGTGCAAAGTAAGCATATAATCCCATAATTCCCAATGAGGCTACAAATGCTGAAATAATAAAGTAAAATGTCAATATTGGAAATTCTGTCCACAAGTGACGTGCTGTATTCATAGCAAAAAGTTTTGCTTGAATAAAATATTCCACAACATCCACACCCACACTTAATAATAGTACTGGCATTGCCAATCGTTTTGCCCATTCTCTTTTGTTGGTAATCAAAAGATAAATTTCAAACAATACAAAAGGGATATAGGTCAAATAAAGTGGTAACATGAGCCACATACCCGCATTCACATTTGGTGTTGTAATCATGCTAAGCATATTTAACATATTTAAATCGGTTGCAATCGTGAAGAGTCCAGCAAATACCATCGACAAACCAACGACCATAAAACCCGCAGCTGCTTTAGCCACGACTTCAATATTCATCAATTCCGCCAATGCCACTAAAAAGATTACCCCACTACCGGTATAAATCATATACATATAGTTTACGATAAACAAAGTCCAAGGCTCTTCTCTACTGACTTCTCCAACATGACCAAATACCGCTTGCTTCATCGCTTCAGCTAAATAAGGATTCGTAGGATCCAATCCGGCAGTATGCGCATTGGCCACAATACTAAAGTATCGCTCATCAAATGCTTCATAAATACCATAACATCCCACTGCTAGCAAGACATAAGCAATAATCATGGTTTTATTAAACAATAACTTAAAAATATTGACCTTGTTGATTTCAAGTCCGGCTATTATGATTTTTTCCATTCTTGACTCCTTTTAGCTTTCACTTGGTCATAATAGGGTTTAATCTCGTCCCAAGTATGAATTTTTGTATTTTTGGATACGGTTTGAATGAGGAAATTCTCATCTTCTGGTACCAAATAAAATAGTTTAGGAACCGTGCCTTCGCTCTCTTTTTGAAAAAAGAATTTTCTCGTTTTGAGCAGCTTGACCAAATCACCTTCTTCATCATCCAAATCCCCAAATAGTCGCACTTTTGTAGGACAAGTGGCTTGACATGCTGTGGTGCCGTACTCATCAATACGTTGATTACAAAATGTACATTTATCAACGGCTACAACCGTATCATCAACAAATCTCGCATCATAAGGGCATGCTTCCATACAACCTTTACACAAGATACATTTTGTAGGATCCACCATCACAATACCGCCATCTATAATGTGGCTGGCATTGGTTGGGCACACACTCACACATGGAGCATCCAAGCATTGGTTACATTGCGAAGGATATAGATTGACATATGGTTTACCAAAAGTCGTCCCTTCTGTGACACCGACCCAAATTCTTTGTTTGTCAGCACCAAGCTGTACTCCATTTTCTTCCTTACATGCCACTTCGCATGCTTTACAATTGATACAATTTTGATAATCAAGTGCCATTGCATAGTTCATAATTACACCTTCCTTACATCGACGATAGTATCATGCATAATTGCACTACCAAAAACTGGCTCTATCTTATCTTCAATGATTTCATTATCACTTGCACCGTTTCGATGTGCAAATGTCAAACCGGTTGATTTGGCTCCAAATCCGTGGATATAAAAAAGTGTCTCAGGTAAAATTTTAGGTGTTGGGTATGCTTTAATTCTCACACTTCCTACATTACTAGTCACTTCGATTTCATCACCAAATTTGATGCCTCTTTGTTCTGCTTCTTTATCATTAATCCAAGCATAATTTTCTTTCATCATCTCAAGCAACATAATATTATTTTGTGTTGCATCTTGAGTAAATTGTGCGTGACGACCGGTGATAAATTTGAATTTGCCTTTTGGTACTTGAACAAACTCTTCATCATGCCATGTCGGCATCGGATCCACGCCTCTTTTAATCATCGCTTTGAGATAACATTCCACTTTTTTACTTGGTGTTGAAAACATTTTACGAAGAGCCGCGATGTCTCGTGGATTGATACAAGTATCATGTAAATAGGCATCTTTATCCGGTTCTTCTTCTAACTCTTTGGTTGAGTAAGCTTTTTTGTTTTCAGGATAATATTCAAAGGTATTTTTATCAATTTCTTTAAAATACTCATTCATATGAGGATAATAAACACCTTTTTCACGAAGTTCACCCCAAGCTTCCTCTCCATATTTGCTAACAAAACGCTCTTTATTGATCTCTTCTAGACTTTTTTCAAATGCATCAGCGAGATCAAAACCGTTTTCTTTATAGTATTCTTCTTCACTATCTGCATCTTCGAGTTCATCTTGGACGTCTTCGTCATATTTTTTAGTATTTTCCCAAAGTGGTTTTGATATTTTTTGCGCTAATCCTTTCATGATTTCAAAAACAGGCTTAGTTTCATACATTGGATCAATCACTTTTTGTCGTAACACAATCGCAGGCATCGCACCACCGAATGACTTGATTGGATCTTCCCGCTCTAAATAGGTACATTCTGGCAAAATCACATCGGCCATCATCGCAGTATCACTTGGCATCGTATCAATGACGACAACCAAATCAAGTTTTTCAAACATATCTCTTGTTTTTTTGGTATTAGGCACAGAGAGCATCGGATTTTGTTTATAAACAAACATCCCTCTAATAGGATAAGGCGTATTGCCTTGAGCCACCATATTTCTCCATGCAATCCAAGAACCCGTTGCCCCCACAATAGCGGCTGCATTTTTTTCTATTCTACCTTCGGCATTGGCATATAGTGGTGCATTAATTTCATGTTCGCCTAACGGAAGGTTTCGACCAAATATAATCCCGCCTCTCACATCAATACCGCCACCAAGAGCACTAAAAATCGCCATCGCACGTCGGAGTTGGAAATCGTTCACACCCCACGTACTACGTCTTCCTTGATAATAGACAGATTGTGGAGCATAAGCCATGAAATCTCTCGCAATTTTTTCTATCTCAGAGGCAGGAATTCCTGTAATCTTTTCAGCCCACTCTGGAGTATAGCCTTTGCTTAACACATGTTGCTTATACACATCAAAATTATCAAAGTTCTTGGAAACAAATTCGAGATTGTATAATCTTTCACGAATCGCGACATTGGTCAACGCCAAAACAAATGCTAAGTCGGTACCCACTTTAATTGGAAGATACGTATCAGCGTGAATGGCTGTATTCGTAAATCGAGGATCAATAACTACGAGTTTAGCGCCTCTACCTCGTGTTCTTTTAAATAAATCCATGGTATCTGGTGTCAATATTGCTTCTGCTCTATTGGCTCCTGCCATGATAATGTATTTGGCATTTTCAAGATCTGCTTGTCCATAGCCCCCTATGGTAAGTGCATAACCTGATATTGCTGTTTGAAGACAAATAGATGCATGATTGACAAAATTGGATGAGCCAAACTTATTTGACATAAAGTCTTTAAATATTGGTTCTCCCATTCCTTCGCCCGCGCAATAACCAATACAAGATCGGTTATCTTTCTCTTCATCTAGGATTTTGACCAATTTGTTTGTAATATAATCATACGCTTCATCCCAGGTTGCTCTTTTGTATTTTCCATCACCACGTTTACCTGTTCGTATTAGTGGATATTTGAGTCTATCAGGATCATACAACGCATGAATCCCTGCATCACCTCTTGCGCACAACATATTCTTAGATTTTGGGAATCGTGGATTTGGATCGAGTTTTTTAACGATACCATTTCTCACTTGTGCGATAGCGGCACACTTATTGACACACATTTCACAAAGTGTCGGAACTTTCTTCGAAAGTGTATTGTTAGCTTCTGCTTTTTTGGAAGTCTCAGCTAATATTTGAGTGGTTGAGAGGGATGTCCCTCCAATAACACTCAATGCAACACTACTTTGAAGAAATCTCCTTCTTGAGATTTCTACTTTCATATTTTCTCCATTGATGACAATATTTTCCCAGACCAACTTCTAGAAATCTATCGTTTGATAAACATAATTCTAGTCGATAATCTTTATGTTTTTATTAAAAAAAATTTCACGTATCATGATAATTTATATAAAGAGGGGATTAGCACCGATATTACGGCATTTGAAAAATTGTAAAATTTTATAAAATATTTTCATTTTAATGCAAAAAAGGTAAACTTTTTTTCTAAAAATTAAAAAAATATTCCTTTTTTTCCTATTTATGTCTCTATTATGTCACTTTTGAGACATTTCAGGCGTATTGTTTCATATCATCAATACCCTCAAAATCTTCTCTTTTTTTGCCATAAATCACCTATTATAATAGATGCTTATAGGGAAAGGGCTAACTCCTTAAATAGCGCCATACATTCAGACAAATGAAAAGCAAAAGCGCCATAAATTTTCTCCGATGAATTTTTGTATCTTTTGGGTTATTATATTAATTTTATGATTTTTTCGATATAATTCCGGATTACACCAAAGCATGACTCCATAAATCATTACGTATCGAGTCAAAAATCAAAATAAGGAATTTTTATGACCGGGACTTTATTGGTCTTTCAATTTATTTTAGCTGCAATATTAACAGTGGCGGTAATGCTTCAAAAAAGCTCTTCTATCGGATTGGGCGCATATAGTGGCAGCAATGAATCACTGTTTGGCGCAAAAGGACCTGCTGGCTTTATGGCAAAATTCACATTCGTGATTGGATTTGTATTTGTAATCAACACCTTGGCGTTAGGTTATTTTTATAACCAAGATAAAAAAGTTTCCGTAGCAGAAGATATAAAAGTAGAAAAACCTCTTATACCAACAGCTCCGGCTACTCCAAAAGCTCCTGAAGCACCAAAAGCTCCAAGTGCACCTGCAAATAAATAAAATTTTTTTTCTGTCGCTACTCTCTGCGATAACGTTATGGGCAGACGCCCATATCTTTGTATATCACAGGTTTGGCGATGGAAGACATCCCAGTACCGATACCACCAAAAGTGAATTGATAAGAGAATTTGAATATTTCAAAAATAACAATTATAAAGTCGTCCCACTTGAGACGCTGGTCACGGCACTCAAACAAAAGAAGAATATCCCTGATAATTGGGTCGTACTCACGATTGATGACAATTTCAAAAGCTTTTACGAAAATGGCCTTGAAATTTTCAAGAAATATCATTACCCTTTTTCACTCTTTGTTTATGTCAAAGCCACCGAAAAGCGTTATCCTGATTATTTGACATGGGATCAATTAAATGAAATCAAAAAGTATGGCTCCTTAGAATTTCACTCCTATGCTCACGGGCATCTCACGCTCATGTCTCAACAAGAAATAGAAGCAGATTTCAAAAAAGGAATGCAATTATTTGAAAAGCACTTGCATCTAAAACCAAAATATTTTTCATACCCTTATGGCGAATTCACCCCGCGGGTGAGAGACATCGTCAAGTCATTTGGTTTTCAAGCAATTATTAATCAAAATATTGGCGCTGTCGGTAAAAACAGTAATGTGTTTGATTTAGACCGCAGTGCGCTAGTCGGAAAAACAAATCTCTCTTATCTTTTAGGACTGCGCACATTAAACGCCACATGGATTGAGCCAAAAATCTTGCCTAAAGACAAGGTTCTCAAAATCATCAAAGTAAAAACAAACAGCACCGCCTCAAAAGGCAGTATCTATATCAGCAAATATGGATGGGAAAATGTCACTATCAAAAACGGCCTATTTGACGTACAGGTCGATAAAAAATTGACACTTGAGAGGAATCGTGTGATTGTGAAAATCGGAAATAAAATTTCCACAAAATTACTCATAAAGGACTTAAATGGAACTCAATAAAATCTACACCGAACAAAAAGAACATATAGAAAAATCGCTCCATGCGTTGAAGCGAGATTTTACGACTATCCGAAGTGGAAAAGTTTCAACCTCGATACTTGATAATATCAAAGTCGATTATTATGGTACCCCTACCCCGTTGAGTCAAGTGGCAACTATTTTAGTCAATGATGCCACGACCATCAGTATCACACCATGGGAAAAGAATTTACTCAAAGAAGTAGAACACGCAATAGGCTCAGCCAACATCGGTGTCAATCCCAATAATGACGGTGAAAACATCAAACTCTTTTTTCCACCAATGACTACAGAACAGAGAAAAGAGGGGGCAAAACAGGCCAAAGTCATGGGCGATAAATGTAAAATAGCGATTAGAAATATCCGAAAAGAAGCCAATGACAAAGTCAAAAAACTTGAAAAAGATAAATTAGTCACAGAAGATGAAGCAAAAAAAGCATACGATGAAGTCCAAAAGATTACAGATAATGGCGTGAAATCCGTCGATGATTCTGTAAAAGAAAAAGAAGCTGAGATTTTAAAAATATGAATATAGAAGCCATTTACAAAGAATCAAACGCGTTACTAGAAGGGCATTTTCTCTTAAGTAGTGGAAATCACTCACAATATTATCTTCAAAGTGCCAAAGTTTTGGAAAATCCAAAAACCGCACAAATCTTAGCAGAGGCATTAGCCAAA
This genomic window from Sulfurospirillum sp. 1612 contains:
- the nrfD gene encoding NrfD/PsrC family molybdoenzyme membrane anchor subunit encodes the protein MEKIIIAGLEINKVNIFKLLFNKTMIIAYVLLAVGCYGIYEAFDERYFSIVANAHTAGLDPTNPYLAEAMKQAVFGHVGEVSREEPWTLFIVNYMYMIYTGSGVIFLVALAELMNIEVVAKAAAGFMVVGLSMVFAGLFTIATDLNMLNMLSMITTPNVNAGMWLMLPLYLTYIPFVLFEIYLLITNKREWAKRLAMPVLLLSVGVDVVEYFIQAKLFAMNTARHLWTEFPILTFYFIISAFVASLGIMGLYAYFAHRKSGEYSHLIEIIRKAMLFFIIVLAAYEIIGYLAVDKSWAFIILFGPFKYAYFGGYILLAMIVPFLLTFQKGNPIWVVLASVCTVVGGYIGRYIFVYGGNANPLSDRFGVGYEKYDMYSIADKINYTWPHQAEIFIVIGSIGVVLAVYKLVNVLFSVSKLREH
- a CDS encoding 4Fe-4S dicluster domain-containing protein translates to MNYAMALDYQNCINCKACEVACKEENGVQLGADKQRIWVGVTEGTTFGKPYVNLYPSQCNQCLDAPCVSVCPTNASHIIDGGIVMVDPTKCILCKGCMEACPYDARFVDDTVVAVDKCTFCNQRIDEYGTTACQATCPTKVRLFGDLDDEEGDLVKLLKTRKFFFQKESEGTVPKLFYLVPEDENFLIQTVSKNTKIHTWDEIKPYYDQVKAKRSQEWKKS
- a CDS encoding Bax inhibitor-1/YccA family protein; translation: MALYDREYISRGTSESVSEGQRTGANSNLAIFIKQTYQLFAASLLAASAGAYIGTSMAPQISRFYLGLVIVEFILLFGLFAAKKKAGLNLILLFGFTFITGLTLAPLLYHIMGMNGGGSIIANAFMLTTVAFGSLSVFAMNTKRDFSAMGKMLFVTLIVIVVAGLINIFLHSPVLQLAIASIGSILFSAFILYDTQNIIKGRYETPIEGAIALYLDFLNLFISLLQILSMFAGNSNK
- the frr gene encoding ribosome recycling factor translates to MELNKIYTEQKEHIEKSLHALKRDFTTIRSGKVSTSILDNIKVDYYGTPTPLSQVATILVNDATTISITPWEKNLLKEVEHAIGSANIGVNPNNDGENIKLFFPPMTTEQRKEGAKQAKVMGDKCKIAIRNIRKEANDKVKKLEKDKLVTEDEAKKAYDEVQKITDNGVKSVDDSVKEKEAEILKI
- the secG gene encoding preprotein translocase subunit SecG — its product is MTGTLLVFQFILAAILTVAVMLQKSSSIGLGAYSGSNESLFGAKGPAGFMAKFTFVIGFVFVINTLALGYFYNQDKKVSVAEDIKVEKPLIPTAPATPKAPEAPKAPSAPANK
- a CDS encoding polysaccharide deacetylase family protein, with product MHLQINKIFFLSLLSAITLWADAHIFVYHRFGDGRHPSTDTTKSELIREFEYFKNNNYKVVPLETLVTALKQKKNIPDNWVVLTIDDNFKSFYENGLEIFKKYHYPFSLFVYVKATEKRYPDYLTWDQLNEIKKYGSLEFHSYAHGHLTLMSQQEIEADFKKGMQLFEKHLHLKPKYFSYPYGEFTPRVRDIVKSFGFQAIINQNIGAVGKNSNVFDLDRSALVGKTNLSYLLGLRTLNATWIEPKILPKDKVLKIIKVKTNSTASKGSIYISKYGWENVTIKNGLFDVQVDKKLTLERNRVIVKIGNKISTKLLIKDLNGTQ
- a CDS encoding molybdopterin-containing oxidoreductase family protein, which gives rise to MKVEISRRRFLQSSVALSVIGGTSLSTTQILAETSKKAEANNTLSKKVPTLCEMCVNKCAAIAQVRNGIVKKLDPNPRFPKSKNMLCARGDAGIHALYDPDRLKYPLIRTGKRGDGKYKRATWDEAYDYITNKLVKILDEEKDNRSCIGYCAGEGMGEPIFKDFMSNKFGSSNFVNHASICLQTAISGYALTIGGYGQADLENAKYIIMAGANRAEAILTPDTMDLFKRTRGRGAKLVVIDPRFTNTAIHADTYLPIKVGTDLAFVLALTNVAIRERLYNLEFVSKNFDNFDVYKQHVLSKGYTPEWAEKITGIPASEIEKIARDFMAYAPQSVYYQGRRSTWGVNDFQLRRAMAIFSALGGGIDVRGGIIFGRNLPLGEHEINAPLYANAEGRIEKNAAAIVGATGSWIAWRNMVAQGNTPYPIRGMFVYKQNPMLSVPNTKKTRDMFEKLDLVVVIDTMPSDTAMMADVILPECTYLEREDPIKSFGGAMPAIVLRQKVIDPMYETKPVFEIMKGLAQKISKPLWENTKKYDEDVQDELEDADSEEEYYKENGFDLADAFEKSLEEINKERFVSKYGEEAWGELREKGVYYPHMNEYFKEIDKNTFEYYPENKKAYSTKELEEEPDKDAYLHDTCINPRDIAALRKMFSTPSKKVECYLKAMIKRGVDPMPTWHDEEFVQVPKGKFKFITGRHAQFTQDATQNNIMLLEMMKENYAWINDKEAEQRGIKFGDEIEVTSNVGSVRIKAYPTPKILPETLFYIHGFGAKSTGLTFAHRNGASDNEIIEDKIEPVFGSAIMHDTIVDVRKV
- a CDS encoding cytochrome C; amino-acid sequence: MKKLLVLVFAAIVGLSFISTSAFASSDKGQKIIIKKLKKPCGFNGGVLAKKHTQGEWTAIYKAGKLNDELQKLCPKAKPLKKKYTKHVYDFLNNFASDSGNVPSC